In Streptomyces sp. P3, one DNA window encodes the following:
- a CDS encoding amino acid permease — MTTTVPKTPPAESGEPGGSGGSGGLQAGLKNRHLSMIAIGGVIGAGLFVGSGSGIAAAGPGILVSYALVGVLVVLVMRMLGEMAAANPTSGSFSAYADRALGRWAGFTIGWLYWFFWVVVLAVEATAGAKILAGWIPAVPQWGWALIVMIVLTATNLVSVSSYGEFEFWFAGIKVVAIAAFIVLGGLAIFGLLPGSDHPASGFSNLTAHGGFLPNGPGAILTGVLMVVFSFMGSEIVTLAAGETADPRAAVTKATNSVIWRIAVFYLGSILIVVSLLRWDDPAILKDGSYVAALSSIGIPHAAQIMNTIVLTSVLSCLNSGLYTASRMAFSLGRRNDAPAAFGQTTDRGVPRTAILASVVFGFVAVAFNYLWPDTVFQFLLNASGAIALFVWLVICFSQLRMRKIIERESPEKLVVRMWLYPYLTWATIALITFVLGYMLTDTADGGGRDQVVLSTAVAAGVVLFAVVRGRLSAKTKARETADQAPPA, encoded by the coding sequence ATGACCACAACCGTCCCCAAAACCCCTCCCGCCGAGTCCGGCGAGCCCGGCGGCTCCGGCGGCTCCGGCGGCCTTCAGGCCGGGCTCAAGAACCGCCACCTGTCGATGATCGCGATCGGCGGTGTCATCGGCGCCGGTCTGTTCGTCGGCTCGGGCTCCGGCATCGCCGCCGCCGGCCCCGGCATCCTCGTCTCCTACGCGCTCGTCGGCGTCCTCGTCGTCCTCGTGATGCGCATGCTCGGCGAGATGGCCGCGGCCAATCCCACCTCCGGTTCGTTCTCCGCCTACGCGGACCGCGCGCTGGGCCGCTGGGCCGGGTTCACCATCGGCTGGCTGTACTGGTTCTTCTGGGTCGTGGTGCTCGCCGTCGAGGCGACCGCCGGCGCGAAGATCCTGGCCGGCTGGATCCCCGCGGTGCCGCAGTGGGGCTGGGCCCTGATCGTCATGATCGTCCTGACCGCCACCAACCTGGTCTCGGTCAGCTCCTACGGCGAGTTCGAGTTCTGGTTCGCCGGCATCAAGGTCGTCGCCATCGCCGCGTTCATCGTGCTCGGCGGCCTGGCGATCTTCGGACTGCTGCCCGGCTCCGACCACCCGGCGAGCGGCTTCTCCAACCTCACCGCACACGGCGGCTTCCTCCCCAACGGCCCCGGCGCGATCCTCACCGGCGTCCTGATGGTCGTCTTCTCCTTCATGGGCAGCGAGATCGTCACCCTGGCCGCGGGCGAGACCGCCGACCCGCGGGCCGCCGTCACCAAGGCCACCAACAGCGTGATCTGGCGGATCGCGGTGTTCTACCTGGGCTCCATCCTGATCGTGGTGTCGCTGCTGCGCTGGGACGACCCGGCGATCCTCAAGGACGGGTCGTACGTCGCCGCCCTCAGCTCCATCGGCATCCCGCACGCCGCCCAGATCATGAACACCATCGTGCTGACCTCGGTGCTGTCCTGCCTCAACTCGGGCCTCTACACCGCCTCGCGCATGGCGTTCTCGCTCGGCCGCCGCAACGACGCCCCGGCCGCCTTCGGACAGACCACGGACCGCGGCGTGCCCCGCACGGCCATCCTCGCCTCGGTGGTCTTCGGCTTCGTCGCCGTCGCCTTCAACTACCTCTGGCCCGACACGGTCTTCCAGTTCCTGCTCAACGCCTCCGGCGCGATCGCCCTGTTCGTCTGGCTGGTGATCTGCTTCTCCCAGCTGCGGATGCGCAAGATCATCGAGCGGGAGTCACCGGAGAAGCTGGTCGTCCGTATGTGGCTCTACCCCTACCTGACCTGGGCGACCATCGCCCTGATCACCTTCGTCCTCGGCTACATGCTCACCGACACGGCCGACGGCGGCGGCCGCGACCAGGTGGTCCTGTCCACGGCGGTGGCCGCGGGCGTGGTGCTCTTCGCGGTGGTGCGCGGTCGCCTGTCGGCGAAGACGAAAGCGCGGGAAACCGCCGACCAGGCTCCCCCGGCCTGA
- a CDS encoding restriction endonuclease fold toxin-2 domain-containing protein: MMVRFLEDAQAYAHTADRAHSGEAADAFRAYFRGFVGFAEPPERAQPDETLVANLVAACNQLAKACDRYADHVEAAKRKITRNNLDPFHVEMTWNQPMFGGNGDDGGLLDTVLGDPWIHQLGDIAHALDSSEKRVKLPQGSDAPPGLHVPPLLPVPVPIPVPLVVASFHVQPPAILPAINRVDPSIPGQDPIFPVPGTTRLLTPGQQPAFRTWLNSLNTGGFAGGGGTTNPDNAYQLRVSGYPEREVPLVGRKQGLMVDGIRPVDGYLVEAKHVRDPDCAKRSFRSIERVNETLAKPVKVDDKGNPKWDPLIDGMYRGDESELRRYKSAMANPANSEIRGLEIVTNGKDNAAYWESMIAMNGVTGSARYVP; encoded by the coding sequence ATGATGGTGCGCTTCCTGGAGGACGCCCAGGCGTACGCGCACACGGCCGACCGCGCTCATTCCGGGGAGGCCGCGGACGCGTTCCGCGCCTACTTCCGAGGATTCGTCGGCTTCGCCGAACCACCCGAACGGGCCCAGCCCGACGAGACGTTGGTCGCCAACCTCGTGGCGGCGTGCAACCAGCTCGCCAAGGCCTGCGACCGGTATGCGGATCACGTCGAAGCGGCGAAGCGGAAGATCACCCGGAACAACCTGGACCCCTTCCACGTCGAGATGACCTGGAACCAGCCGATGTTCGGCGGCAACGGCGACGACGGAGGGCTCCTCGACACGGTGCTCGGCGATCCCTGGATCCACCAGCTCGGCGATATCGCCCATGCCCTGGACTCGTCCGAGAAGCGTGTCAAACTCCCCCAGGGGTCGGATGCTCCTCCTGGACTTCACGTGCCGCCGCTTCTTCCGGTGCCCGTTCCCATACCTGTGCCGCTGGTCGTCGCCTCCTTCCACGTCCAGCCGCCGGCCATCCTTCCTGCGATCAACAGGGTCGATCCATCCATTCCCGGGCAGGACCCCATCTTTCCGGTGCCCGGCACGACCCGTCTGCTCACACCGGGACAGCAGCCGGCGTTCCGTACCTGGCTGAACTCGCTCAACACGGGGGGATTCGCCGGCGGCGGCGGCACCACGAACCCCGACAACGCCTATCAACTGCGCGTCTCGGGCTACCCGGAGCGCGAGGTGCCGCTGGTCGGTCGCAAACAGGGGCTCATGGTGGACGGGATACGCCCCGTCGACGGCTACCTCGTCGAGGCGAAACACGTCCGCGACCCGGACTGCGCGAAGCGCAGCTTTCGCAGCATTGAGCGCGTCAACGAGACACTCGCAAAGCCCGTGAAGGTCGATGACAAGGGGAACCCGAAGTGGGACCCGCTGATCGACGGCATGTACCGGGGTGACGAGTCGGAGCTGCGCCGGTACAAGAGCGCGATGGCCAACCCGGCGAACTCGGAGATCCGCGGCCTTGAGATCGTGACCAACGGCAAGGACAACGCGGCCTACTGGGAGTCGATGATCGCCATGAACGGCGTCACCGGTTCCGCACGGTACGTGCCCTGA